The following nucleotide sequence is from Streptomyces bathyalis.
CCTCACCACACAGGACACCGCCTTGGACCGGGTCCTGTGCCGTGAGGCGGCAACCGGCCGCGGAGCCTGCGCAAAAACCCGTTGGCGGGCCGTTGCGACCGCTGCTAGCTTTCCGGCGGCCGTGCGAGAGGACGAGGAGGTGGTACCCGTGAACGCAGTATCGACATGGGTGCTCCCCTCCGGGGTCACGGTCGGGCGATAGGTCGTCCGGGAGCGCCGTTCAGGAGCACTCCCGAAAGGCACGACCATGCGATTCACTTCCGAACAGCGCCACGACGACGGCGTCCTCGAACGCGAATTCGTTCTCGGCGAGATCCCCGGCACCCTGTGGACGCCTGAATCCGCCGCACCGGCCCCGCTGATCCTGATGGCCCACAACAACGGCCTGCCCAAAGGGGCTTCGCGGCTGGTGGCGCGGGCCCGGCAGTCCGCGGCGTTCGGCTACGCGGTGGCCGCCATCGACACTCCCGGGTGCGGCGACCGTCCCCGTTCCGCCGCCGACGAGCAGGTCCGCGCCCACCTCCGCCGAGCGATGGCGGCCGGCGAGCCCGTCGACGAGATCTTCGAGTCCTTCATCGGCCCTCTGGTCGAGAAGGCGGTCCCGGAATGGCGGACGACCCTGGACGCCCTCCTTCCGCTGCCCGGGATCAGCGGCCGGGTCGGGTACTCGGGGTGGACCGCCGTCGGCATTCGGCTGGCGGTGGTAGAGCCGCGCATCGCGGCCGCCGGCTTCTTCGCCGGGGGTTACGTGCCCCGCACCCAGCGCGAGGAGGCCCGGCAGGTCAGCATTCCGCTGCTGTTCCTCCTGCAATGGGACGACGAAGGGAACCCCCGGCAGCGGGCACTGGACCTGTTCGGCGCCTTCGGCGCCAAGGAGAAGACGCTGCACGCCAATCCGGGCGGGCACACCGGCACGCCGTGGTTCGAATTGGAGGACGGGAACCGGTTCTTCGCCCGGCACCTGAAGTGAGGCCGGGCCGCCGGGCAGGCAGCAGACGCTGAGTGGTGCCGGTCAGGACGCCGCTCAGCCGTTCGCCGTCCGGGCTGCCGCCCTCCCCCGTGGGGCGGCAGCACCGTCGTCACCGGCAGGAGCCGGCCGGCGCCGGTCGGACGGCGGTCCGACCGGCGCCCCCGCGTGGAACGGGCTCAGCAGTTACGGATGCTCCACACGGGCGTCCAGTCGTAGTCCGAGTCGCCTTCACCGGGACCGACGGCCAGCAGATGGTTGCCGGTCCTGCCGTAGAAGTGCGCTACGGCGCCGCCGGTCTGGGAGTTGCGGTAGGAACCCGACCCCACGAAGTTGGACAGCGCGTAGGTCTCGCAGTAGTAGAGGAAGAAGACCGCCACGTCCCCCCTCGTGGGGTCGTAGGCAGCGACGCACAGGTTCCCGCTGTCGCATGTGAGGCTGCCGCCCAACGGCACGTGCACGATCTTGTTGGCTTTCGGCCAGGTCGTCGGTGGCTCCGCGAGCACGGATCCGGCCGGGAGCGCCGACTCTCCCCCTGAGCCCTGCGGCACGGAAGCTGCCGCCGGCGGCGACGCGGGCACCGTCAGGACCTGCCCGGCGTCCTTCTTGTGGGCGTTCTCCGAAGAGGCTGCCTGGGCCGGTGCGGTCGTGGCGAACACGGCCGACAGCAGGCAGGCCAGCCCGATGACGGCATGGATGGAACGTCTCTTGCGCATTCCGTGAATCCCCCCTGTGATGGCGGAAATCGGGCCCCGCGTGACGAATGCGGACCGTTTCCGTGCTGACAGGCTGGCGTCGGACCTCGCGGTGCCGCCAGACGTTGAAGCCGTGGCTTAAACGTCCTGCGCGCTCAGCGGTCGTCGAGCAGGGCGAGCCCCGCCGGGGTGATGGTGTGCAGCATGTGCCGGCTCCGGCGCACGCTCAGCAGCAGGCCCGCACCGCGCAGCACGGCGGTGTGCTGACTCACCGCCGCGTCCGAGATGCCGAACCTCCGCGCGAGTTCACCGGTCGTACGGCCCGTCACGACGTCCTCCAGGATCGCGGCCCGGGTACGGCCGAGCAGAGCGGCCAGACCGGCGTCCCGTTCGGTGGCGCTCCTTCCCCGGGCCCAGCCGAGGGTGTGCTGGATGGGATAGACGAGGACGGGGGTCAGTTCGGGGGACGGGCTGGCGAGCATGACGGGACTCCGCGAGCAGAAGAACGACGGCTGAAGCACCAACCCGCGTCCCCCGAGCCGCAGTTCGCGTTCGACGGGATAGTCGGCCTCCAGCACGGGCGGCTTCCAGCGCAGCAACGGGCGGAAACTGGCCAGGAGTTCCTGCGTGCCTCCCTCCAGGGCCGCCCGTGCACGCACCGCCCGGTCGGCGTCCACCTGCGCCCGGACCTGAGGGAGGAACGGCATGAGCGCACGCCGGTGATAGGCGTGCAGGGCGGAGCCGAGCCGGCGCAGGGCCTCGCGTTCGCCCTCGGCCAGAGCGCGGGCGCCCGCCGGTAACGGCCGCCGGCCCCGCGCCGGGGAGGCGGCGAGCACCGCGAGGTCGTCACGCAGGGCGGTCCTGGGTGTGCTGAGCACGGTGTCGACGGCGCTCTCCAGGTCCGAACCGCCGGAACCGGGCGTGAGGAAGTCCGGCGAATAGCCGCGCGACGGCAGGAGCGCCGTGAGCAGACTGTCCGCCGGGCTCAGCCGCGGCCGGACCAGTCGCCGCCAGTCGCCGAACGCCAGCACGTCGTCGTCCCGGATCAGCGTCTGGAAGCTGTTGGCGATCTCCCAGAGGTGGTCGGGCATCGCGGCGACACGGACACGCGCGATGTCGTCGGCCGTGAAGTGCATCCGCAGCATGGGGTCTCCGATGCGGCTCGGTCACCGTGCGTATCGCGGTGCTCCATGACAGTGTCCGAGCTCGTCCGGCGAGGCAAGGCTGCATTCGGACACCCGGCATTCAGGCAGGCGGGTGCTCCGCGGGTTCCTGCGGCCTGCTGTCCGCGGTGAGTTGGGTCTCATTCCGGCCGGTCCGGCGCTCGTGCGCTGCCATTTCCGCAAGGCTGACCATCCGGTTCGGTTCGATGGCCGGGTCCGGTCCGACGACGAAGTACGCGGCCGGCTCCAGGTCTTCGGCCACCGCCCGGCAAGGCAAGGAGGACAGGGTGCCCTGGGAGACCCCGTACGAGGAGATGGAGCGTCTGGAGGGCGAACGGCGCCGCTTGGAGCTGCAGTTGGCCGCCACTCCGGAGTCCGAGAGGGACCGGCGCGCCCACCTGCGGGAGTGGGCGGACCGCCGCACGGCCGAGATCGACAAGCTGTGCGACCGACGCCCCCTCGACCGCTGGGACAGGCTCGCCCTCGGCACCAGCGGCGTGCTCTGCGCCGCGGGTTCCTTCGCAGTCGGCACGTTCTGGGAGCGCATCGCCCTCTCCGCTCTCGCCCTGCTGATCCTCGACTCCCTCAGAACCGGCCTCCTTGTGCATCTGGCCCGGAGGGTGACCAGGCGGCTGACACGCCGGACCCATCGGGACAAGGTGCGTCGAGGCGAGCTCTGACCAACTGCCGGACGACGTCGAGGGGTTGACCGGGCATGGAGTTGAACGGTTGACCGGCTCCCGCTCGATGCCCACCCGGAGACCGCCGCCCGGCCACCCGGTCACACCGCCCCGGCGGGGTCATGTGACCTAGAGCGGCCCTGCCCACACGCTCCGACCGTCACGAACTCAGCGCGTCGATCAGTGCCTTGGTGACCTCCTCCGTGGAGGCGCTGCCGCCGACATCGCGGGTGAGGATCCCCGCGGCCGTGGTGGTCTCGATCGCCTTCCGCAGACGGGCCGCCTGCTCCGGAAGCCCGAAGTGGTCCAGCATCAGCGCACCGCTGCCGACCGCGCCGATCGGATTGGCGAGGCCCTGTCCGGCGATGTCCGGGGCGGAGCCGTGTACGGGCTCGAACATGCTGGGGAAGCGGCGCTCGGGGTTGAGATTCGCGCTGGCGGCCAGGCCCAGGCTGCCCGACAGGGCGCTGCCGAGGTCGGAGAGGATGTCGGCGTTGAGGTTGGAGGCGACGACGACGGAGAGGTCCTCCGGCTGGAGGACGAACTTCGCTGACATGGCGTCGACGAGAACGCTCTCGGTCTCCACGTCCGGGTAGTCGGCGGAGACACGCTTGAAGACGTCGTCCCACAGGACCATGCCGTACTGCTGTGCGTTGCTCTTGGTCACGGACGAGACCTTCCGCCGGTCCCGCGTGCGCGCGAGGTCGAAGGCGAAACGCATGATGCGTTCGCAGCCCACCTCGGTGAACAGGGCCGACTGGACCGCCACTTCACTGCCCTGACCGCGCCCGGAGAAGTTGCGGCCGCCGAGACCGGCGTACTCTCCCTCGCTGTTCTCCCGTATGACGACCCAGTCGAGGTGGGTGTCGTCGGCCTTGCGCAGCGGACTCTGCACGCCGGGCAGGAACTGCATCGGACGCACGTTGGCCCACTGGTCGAAGGTCTGGCAGATCTTCAGACGCAGTCCCCAGAGACTGATGTGATCGGGGACGGTGGGCCAGCCGACGGCGCCGAAGTAGATGGCGTCGAAATCCTTGAGGCGCTCCAGACCGCCGGCGTCGATCATCTCGCCCGTCCGCTCGTAGTACCCGCAGCCCCACGGGAACTCCTCCCAGTCGAAGGCGAAGGCGTCCGCCGAGCCCCGGGAGCCCTCGGCCAGGGCGTCCAGGACCGCACGTCCTGCGGCGACGACCTCCTTGCCCACTCCGTCGGCGGGGACGGCGGCTATGCGGAACGTGCGGGGTGTGCTCATCGGTGCCTCCGGCGCATGGCAGATGTGGGCGGTCAACGGTGCAGTGGAACGGGCGGGCGGACCCCGGCGTCCTCGACGCTTCCGGGCTCCGAGTCAACACACCAGGTTCACGGCACGTCCAAGACCTGCTTTCGATGCGAGCCATAGGCACCGCCGATGGGTCCGGCCTCAGCCCTCCCGCGACGGGGGCCGGGCCCGGTGCGCGGCCAGGGATCCGGTGAGGGAGAGGAAGGCACGCGCGGCCGGAGTGAGATGAGCCGGAAGGCTCACCATCGCCACATGGAGATGCGCGGTGGGCTCGATCGGTGCGACGACGGCACCGCAACGGCGCGCCAGCCGCGTCCAGGCGGAAGGCAGCACGGCGACCCCCACCCCGGTGAGGACGAGGGGCAGGATCGAGGTCCGGTGGTCGACGACGGTCACGATCTCGGTCCCCGTGCCGCCCGCGGTGATGTCGTCGACGATGCTGCGCATGAGGCTGCCCGTCCGGGACGCGATGAGCTTCTGGCCGGCGAGATCGTGAGGGGAGAGCGCGACGTCGTCCTCGACGGGACCGCCGGGCGCGGCGACCACCACGAACGGCTGGTCCTCGACGTTCAGCACGTCCAGGCCGGACGGGTTGACGGGGCTGGCCGAGCCCAGCAGCCCCAGTTCGCAGGCGCCGCTGCGGACCAGCGAGACCACCTCGTCGGGCGTGAAGGCGGCCTGCGTGGACACCGTCACGGACGGGTGCAGCTCGGCGAACCGCTGGACGAGAGTGGTCAACGGCTCGATCCCCGGCGACGGCATGGTGGCCACCTCGACGGTCCCGCCGTGCAGACCGGCGAGGGCGGCGGCGGTGTCACGCACGGCCGCCAGGTCCCGCAGCACGCGCCGGCTGGGCTCCAGCAGCTCCGTACCGGCCTCGCTGAGGACGACGCCTCGCCCCACCCGGTGGAAGATGGCCACCCCGAGATCGGCTTCAAGGTTGGCCATGGCCTGGGAGAGCGACGGCTGCGCCACGTGCAGCGCGGCCGCCGCCTTGCTGAAGCCGCCGTGCTCGACGATGGCGAGGAAGTACTCGAGCTGCCGCGCGTCCACGGCGCCTCCCGGTCTTGACCTGGATCGACAGGCGCAGCCTAGTCACCCGGCGGCAGCCGGTCCGTTCAGCTGTTCGTCGGCCTCCGCGGTCCCCGGGCCCCTCGCCGGCCCACCGCGAACCGTCCGCGTGCCGCGACGGGCGGCCCTCACCGGCCGGGCGCGCACAAGCCCTGCGCTCGTCGCGGGAACGACCGCAGGGCTCTCCCCCGTCAGGACGTCACTTCGCCACATCCGCGGAGCCGCCGGCCTTCGCGCCCGCCTTGACGCCCGCGTCCGCTCCGGCTTCGGGACGGTCCGCCGAGGAGGAGTCCCCGTGCCCGTCTCCGACCGTGTCTCCGTCCGTCTCTGCTTCCCGGTCCTCCCGGTCCCCTGCCGCCCGGACCGGCGGGGACCCGGCCCGGCCCGCCAGCACCTCGCGCGCCCTGGCCAGGTCCAGCCCCCGCTCCCACTTGGCGATGAACAGCGTGGCGACGGCGTTGCCGCAGAAGTTGACCAGGGCACGGCACTCCGACATGAACTTGTCGATCCCGAAGATGAGCATGATTCCCGCGGCGGGAACGCTGCCGACCGTCGACAAGGTCGCGGTGAGGGCGATGAATCCGCCCCCGGCGACACCGGCCGCACCCTTGGACGTCAGCAGCATG
It contains:
- a CDS encoding dienelactone hydrolase family protein yields the protein MRFTSEQRHDDGVLEREFVLGEIPGTLWTPESAAPAPLILMAHNNGLPKGASRLVARARQSAAFGYAVAAIDTPGCGDRPRSAADEQVRAHLRRAMAAGEPVDEIFESFIGPLVEKAVPEWRTTLDALLPLPGISGRVGYSGWTAVGIRLAVVEPRIAAAGFFAGGYVPRTQREEARQVSIPLLFLLQWDDEGNPRQRALDLFGAFGAKEKTLHANPGGHTGTPWFELEDGNRFFARHLK
- a CDS encoding tartrate dehydrogenase — its product is MSTPRTFRIAAVPADGVGKEVVAAGRAVLDALAEGSRGSADAFAFDWEEFPWGCGYYERTGEMIDAGGLERLKDFDAIYFGAVGWPTVPDHISLWGLRLKICQTFDQWANVRPMQFLPGVQSPLRKADDTHLDWVVIRENSEGEYAGLGGRNFSGRGQGSEVAVQSALFTEVGCERIMRFAFDLARTRDRRKVSSVTKSNAQQYGMVLWDDVFKRVSADYPDVETESVLVDAMSAKFVLQPEDLSVVVASNLNADILSDLGSALSGSLGLAASANLNPERRFPSMFEPVHGSAPDIAGQGLANPIGAVGSGALMLDHFGLPEQAARLRKAIETTTAAGILTRDVGGSASTEEVTKALIDALSS
- a CDS encoding LysR family transcriptional regulator, translating into MDARQLEYFLAIVEHGGFSKAAAALHVAQPSLSQAMANLEADLGVAIFHRVGRGVVLSEAGTELLEPSRRVLRDLAAVRDTAAALAGLHGGTVEVATMPSPGIEPLTTLVQRFAELHPSVTVSTQAAFTPDEVVSLVRSGACELGLLGSASPVNPSGLDVLNVEDQPFVVVAAPGGPVEDDVALSPHDLAGQKLIASRTGSLMRSIVDDITAGGTGTEIVTVVDHRTSILPLVLTGVGVAVLPSAWTRLARRCGAVVAPIEPTAHLHVAMVSLPAHLTPAARAFLSLTGSLAAHRARPPSREG
- a CDS encoding ArsR/SmtB family transcription factor; the protein is MLRMHFTADDIARVRVAAMPDHLWEIANSFQTLIRDDDVLAFGDWRRLVRPRLSPADSLLTALLPSRGYSPDFLTPGSGGSDLESAVDTVLSTPRTALRDDLAVLAASPARGRRPLPAGARALAEGEREALRRLGSALHAYHRRALMPFLPQVRAQVDADRAVRARAALEGGTQELLASFRPLLRWKPPVLEADYPVERELRLGGRGLVLQPSFFCSRSPVMLASPSPELTPVLVYPIQHTLGWARGRSATERDAGLAALLGRTRAAILEDVVTGRTTGELARRFGISDAAVSQHTAVLRGAGLLLSVRRSRHMLHTITPAGLALLDDR